A genomic segment from Peromyscus maniculatus bairdii isolate BWxNUB_F1_BW_parent chromosome 11, HU_Pman_BW_mat_3.1, whole genome shotgun sequence encodes:
- the Dbi gene encoding acyl-CoA-binding protein: MSQAEFDKAAEEVKRLKTQPSDEEMLFIYSHFKQATVGDVNTDRPGLLDLKGKAKWDSWNKLKGTSKESAMKSYVEKVEELKKKYGI, translated from the exons ATGTCTCAG GCGGAATTTGACAAAGCTGCTGAGGAGGTGAAgcgcctcaagacccagccaagTGACGAAGAGATGCTCTTCATCTACAGCCACTTCAAACAAGCTACCGTGGGCGACGTAAATACAG ATCGGCCCGGGCTTCTGGACCTCAAAGGCAAGGCCAAGTGGGATTCATGGAATAAGCTGAAAG GAACTTCCAAGGAGAGCGCCATGAAAAGCTATGTGGAAAAAGTGG